In one window of Nakamurella sp. PAMC28650 DNA:
- a CDS encoding SigE family RNA polymerase sigma factor yields MEPRSGGTGSKDDGDGAPGGAAGGHQGGEQISLDISEFLRANLPGLMRYGIALAGNPHDGADLVQTACEKAVLNWRRVSAADQPVAYVKAITANARISSWRKRRRESLLAELPEVSVTDGYPIDDAGVWGAVAALPRKQRAVIVLRYVEGHSEQEIADILSISVGTVKSHSSRAINSLRKTSIQDLSGFSGRAAS; encoded by the coding sequence ATGGAGCCTCGATCTGGCGGCACCGGATCCAAAGATGACGGCGACGGTGCACCCGGGGGTGCGGCCGGCGGTCATCAGGGCGGGGAACAGATCTCGCTCGACATTTCAGAATTCCTGCGGGCGAACCTGCCGGGTCTCATGCGGTACGGCATCGCGCTGGCCGGCAACCCGCATGACGGTGCCGATCTGGTGCAGACAGCTTGCGAGAAGGCCGTGTTGAACTGGCGTCGGGTCAGCGCCGCCGATCAACCGGTGGCCTACGTCAAGGCGATCACGGCAAACGCTCGGATCAGCTCCTGGCGCAAGCGCCGTCGAGAGTCGCTCCTGGCGGAGCTGCCCGAGGTGTCGGTGACCGATGGATACCCGATTGACGACGCCGGCGTCTGGGGGGCCGTGGCCGCGCTGCCGCGCAAACAACGAGCGGTCATCGTCCTGCGCTACGTCGAAGGCCATTCCGAACAGGAAATTGCCGACATCTTGAGCATCTCCGTCGGAACAGTCAAGAGCCACAGTTCTCGGGCGATCAATTCGCTCCGGAAAACGTCCATTCAGGATCTCTCCGGCTTCTCCGGAAGGGCGGCGTCATGA